CAGCAGCTGGCCGACCCGCGACTGCGAGGTGCCGCATGACGGCCACCACCTCCGCTTCGATTCCGATCGCGAAGACACGCAACCGGGCGGGCGTCACGTTCTGGCTCTCCGCCGTGTTCGTTGCGGCCGTGGTCTGCTGCGCCGTGTTCGCGCCGTGGGTCGCGCCGCACGACCCCACCGAAGCCGATCTGTCCGCATCGCTCGAAGGCATCAGCAGCGCTCACTGGCTCGGCGCCGACCAGTCGGGGCAGGACATCGCATCGCGGATCATGTACGGCGCTCGTACCGGCCTGATCGGCCCACTGCTGATTCTCGGCTTCGCGCTCATCGTCGGGCCGCCGATCGGGATTCTCGCCGCGTGGAAGGGCGGCTGGGTCGACACGGTGATATCCCGGGCGACCGACGCCGGTATCGCGTTCCCGGGTCTGCTGTTCGCGGTTCTCGTCATCGCGATCTTCGGCGAAGGCATCACGGCGGCCGTGATCGCGCTCGGCATCGCGTACACACCCGCCGTTGCGAAGCTCGCTCGCAGCGCAGCGCTCTCGGAATGCCGCCGTGAGTACATCGAGGCGTACCGAGTCATGGGCGTCGGCGGAGTCGCCATTTGCCTACGGAGACTCGTTCCTCGCGTCATCCCGTTGATCTTGGGCTACTGCGTTGTGCTGTTCGGAGAGGCACTGATGAGTCTCGCAGGTCTCAGCTACCTCGGCCTCGGCGCGCAACCACCGAGCTCGGACTGGGGCCTGATGGTCTCCGAAGGCCAGTTGCCCCTGATCCAGGGGTCGGTACTGCCGGCACTCGCACCGGGCGCCGCGATCGCCTTGACCGTAGTCGCGGTCAACGTCGTCGGGGTACGCCTGGCCGACCGGCT
The sequence above is drawn from the Nocardioidaceae bacterium SCSIO 66511 genome and encodes:
- a CDS encoding ABC transporter permease, with translation MTATTSASIPIAKTRNRAGVTFWLSAVFVAAVVCCAVFAPWVAPHDPTEADLSASLEGISSAHWLGADQSGQDIASRIMYGARTGLIGPLLILGFALIVGPPIGILAAWKGGWVDTVISRATDAGIAFPGLLFAVLVIAIFGEGITAAVIALGIAYTPAVAKLARSAALSECRREYIEAYRVMGVGGVAICLRRLVPRVIPLILGYCVVLFGEALMSLAGLSYLGLGAQPPSSDWGLMVSEGQLPLIQGSVLPALAPGAAIALTVVAVNVVGVRLADRLGVDRP